From a single bacterium genomic region:
- a CDS encoding transcriptional regulator → MSDPLPDKTPDPQAFASVDRLVHEPARLAIVSLLSVLESADFLFVMRQTGLTQGNLSSHLSKLEAGGYVDVEKHFEGKRPVTTLRLTQAGRRAFEEYRSTMRTLLQ, encoded by the coding sequence ATGAGTGACCCGCTTCCTGACAAGACGCCTGATCCGCAAGCGTTCGCATCCGTCGATCGGCTGGTTCACGAGCCGGCCCGCCTGGCGATCGTCTCTCTGCTCAGCGTCCTGGAAAGCGCCGACTTCCTGTTCGTCATGCGCCAGACAGGACTGACGCAGGGCAACCTGTCGTCCCATTTGTCGAAGCTGGAAGCGGGCGGCTACGTGGACGTCGAGAAGCACTTCGAAGGCAAGCGACCCGTCACCACATTGCGACTGACTCAAGCTGGACGGCGGGCATTTGAGGAATATCGTTCAACGATGCGGACACTGCTCCAATGA
- a CDS encoding 2-C-methyl-D-erythritol 4-phosphate cytidylyltransferase, whose protein sequence is MRVGLVVVAAGSGKRFGGPKQFALLDDKPILAHCLEAFDEFDSIADRVVVLPPDLRDTEEWRRIRAGLRYPVRVVLGGDERADSVREGLEGIMPFCDVVAVHDGARPFVPLGAFSEAVALMEKDPRLAAAIVCSPVTDTLKALNSDHLTIAETIDRSRMARAETPQVCRRELLLKALDLPGAYRFTDEGQALEALGLRTAAVMHDSYNVKITTPADLNAADSWMRSRREGEQS, encoded by the coding sequence ATGCGAGTAGGACTGGTTGTCGTGGCGGCAGGTTCGGGGAAACGTTTCGGCGGTCCGAAGCAATTCGCCCTGCTCGACGACAAGCCAATCCTTGCGCACTGCCTGGAGGCCTTTGACGAATTCGACAGCATTGCAGACCGCGTTGTTGTTCTGCCCCCGGACTTGCGCGACACCGAAGAGTGGAGGCGCATCCGGGCCGGACTGCGCTACCCCGTGCGCGTTGTGCTGGGCGGAGATGAACGCGCCGATTCCGTCCGCGAGGGCCTGGAGGGCATTATGCCCTTCTGCGATGTCGTGGCCGTTCATGACGGCGCGCGTCCGTTCGTACCGCTCGGTGCTTTTTCGGAAGCCGTCGCCTTGATGGAGAAAGATCCGCGACTGGCGGCGGCCATTGTTTGCTCGCCCGTCACGGACACGCTGAAGGCGCTCAATTCCGATCATCTGACAATCGCCGAAACCATCGATCGGTCGCGCATGGCACGTGCAGAAACGCCGCAGGTTTGCCGGCGCGAGTTGTTGCTGAAGGCGCTGGACCTGCCGGGCGCATATCGATTCACCGACGAGGGGCAGGCGCTTGAGGCACTCGGTCTGCGGACCGCTGCTGTTATGCACGATTCCTATAATGTGAAGATCACAACGCCCGCCGATCTGAACGCTGCCGATTCATGGATGCGATCGCGGCGCGAGGGAGAACAGTCATGA
- the asnS gene encoding asparagine--tRNA ligase: protein MIQERVKSILNRTDYGAEVTVQGWVRTRRDSKGGFSFIEINDGSCMRGIQVIADGALPNYESEIKKLTTGCSVEVLGELRESPGQGQSVEVGAKSVKVLGWIDDPDTYPLAKKRHTMEYLREVAHLRPRSNTFGAIARVRNAFAKATHDFFQERDFIYLHTPIVTGSDCEGAGEMFCVTTLDLDKPPRTDKGQIDFAQDFFGRRTNLTVSGQLSAETYALALSNVYTFGPTFRAENSNTSRHLAEFWMIEPEMAFCDLQGDMDLAEEYIKYLFRTILDKCPEDMEFFNKWIDKTAIETLKHIIDTPFERLTYTEAVDILEKSGEKFEYPVKWGLDLQSEHERFLTEKHIKKPVILYDYPAEIKAFYMRLNDDEKTVAAMDVLVPKIGEIIGGSQREERTDVLIRRMKECHLDPKDYWWYLDLRRYGSVPHAGFGLGFERIIQFATGMGNIRDVIPYPRTPNSAEF from the coding sequence TCATCGAGATCAACGACGGGTCGTGCATGCGTGGCATCCAGGTGATCGCCGACGGCGCGCTGCCGAATTACGAGAGCGAAATCAAGAAGCTGACCACCGGCTGTAGCGTCGAGGTCCTCGGCGAACTGCGCGAGTCTCCCGGACAGGGACAGTCTGTCGAAGTCGGCGCGAAGTCCGTCAAGGTACTCGGTTGGATCGACGATCCGGACACGTATCCGCTGGCGAAGAAGCGCCACACGATGGAGTACCTCCGCGAAGTCGCACACCTGCGGCCGCGCTCGAATACCTTTGGCGCGATCGCACGCGTGCGGAACGCCTTTGCGAAGGCCACGCACGACTTCTTCCAGGAACGCGACTTCATCTACCTCCACACGCCGATTGTCACCGGTAGCGACTGCGAAGGCGCCGGCGAGATGTTCTGCGTGACGACGCTTGACCTGGACAAGCCGCCCCGTACGGACAAGGGGCAGATCGACTTTGCCCAGGACTTCTTCGGCCGTCGGACGAACCTGACCGTCAGCGGTCAGCTTTCCGCCGAAACCTACGCCCTGGCGCTTTCGAACGTGTACACGTTCGGCCCGACGTTCCGCGCCGAGAACTCGAACACGTCCCGCCACCTGGCGGAGTTCTGGATGATCGAGCCGGAGATGGCTTTCTGCGATCTGCAGGGCGACATGGATTTGGCCGAGGAGTACATCAAGTACCTCTTCCGCACGATTTTGGACAAGTGCCCCGAGGACATGGAGTTCTTCAACAAGTGGATCGACAAGACGGCAATCGAGACACTGAAGCACATCATCGATACGCCGTTCGAGCGCCTCACCTACACGGAAGCGGTCGATATCCTGGAGAAATCCGGCGAGAAGTTCGAATACCCTGTGAAGTGGGGGCTCGATCTGCAGTCGGAGCACGAGCGCTTCCTGACCGAGAAGCACATCAAGAAGCCGGTGATTCTTTACGACTATCCCGCAGAGATTAAGGCCTTCTACATGCGCCTCAACGACGACGAGAAGACCGTTGCCGCGATGGACGTGCTGGTGCCGAAGATCGGAGAGATCATCGGCGGCAGCCAGCGCGAGGAGCGCACGGATGTCCTGATCCGTCGCATGAAGGAGTGTCACCTGGATCCGAAGGATTACTGGTGGTACCTGGACCTGCGGCGCTACGGCAGTGTGCCCCACGCCGGCTTCGGGCTGGGCTTCGAACGCATCATCCAGTTCGCCACCGGCATGGGCAACATCCGCGACGTCATTCCGTACCCGCGCACGCCAAACTCTGCCGAATTCTGA
- a CDS encoding sigma-70 family RNA polymerase sigma factor, with product MTRQDSPIMAAAIEPLATTSSHSRVESSQSRAADAATVRRVLDGDRQAFEEIVFAHEHSVYRIARRILGNREDAEDVAQEVFAAAFTNLGSFDSRQPLRPWIARITVNTAISYRRRRQPTTTLEDQWHSSKRPSPREEAEADQRHEQLDRAVAQLPEASREAVALFYGEEMKIDDVARTLGRQPGAVKVALHRARLRLREIVFGNADRRDGE from the coding sequence ATGACTCGGCAGGATTCGCCCATCATGGCTGCGGCCATCGAGCCTCTGGCGACGACTTCCTCGCATTCGCGAGTGGAGTCGTCGCAGTCGCGTGCCGCGGACGCGGCCACCGTACGGCGTGTCCTGGATGGCGATCGCCAGGCGTTCGAAGAAATCGTTTTTGCCCACGAGCATTCCGTCTACCGCATTGCGCGTCGGATCCTCGGTAATCGCGAGGACGCAGAGGATGTGGCGCAGGAAGTCTTCGCGGCAGCGTTCACGAATCTTGGCTCGTTCGACTCCCGCCAACCACTGCGCCCGTGGATTGCGCGTATCACTGTCAATACGGCCATTTCATATCGAAGAAGGCGTCAGCCGACGACTACGCTGGAGGATCAATGGCACAGCTCCAAGCGCCCCTCGCCGCGTGAGGAAGCGGAGGCGGACCAGCGCCACGAGCAACTCGACCGAGCCGTTGCACAACTGCCGGAGGCCAGTCGCGAGGCCGTGGCGCTGTTCTACGGCGAGGAGATGAAGATCGACGACGTGGCACGAACCCTTGGGCGTCAGCCAGGAGCCGTGAAGGTCGCGCTGCACAGGGCGCGACTTCGCTTGAGAGAAATTGTTTTTGGCAATGCCGACAGAAGGGATGGTGAATGA
- a CDS encoding tryptophanase, translated as MKTIIEPFRIKTVETIRMTTPAEREEYLKRAGYNVFKLPAEEVLIDLLTDSGTAAMSAEQWAALMRGDESYAGSQSWERFEASVKDIFGFDYIIPTHQGRAAERILFSTVCRSGHIVPNNTHFDTTRANIEFADAKAVDLVIKEGLDPASRHPFKGNMDIAKLEALIETEGVENIPICMLTVTNNAGGGQPVSMENIKAVSAVCRKHGIPFFLDACRIAENAYFIKMREPGYADRTAKSIAQEMCSYADGCTMSAKKDGLANIGGFLAMNDPKLARQERDLLILTEGFPTYGGLAGRDLEAIAVGLQEALDEDYLEYRTASVRYLGEHISKNGVPIVQPPGGHAIFIDAKAMLPQIPPLQFPGQSLVCALYLKGGIRAVEIGSVMFGKKDKDGNDLPAPMELVRLAIPRRVYTQSHVDYLIEAILEVYAERENLRGLRIVDEAPFLRHFTADFEIV; from the coding sequence ATGAAGACCATCATCGAGCCATTTCGCATTAAGACGGTTGAAACGATCCGCATGACCACGCCCGCCGAGCGCGAGGAGTACCTGAAGCGCGCCGGTTACAACGTGTTCAAGCTCCCCGCCGAGGAGGTGCTGATTGATCTGCTGACGGACAGCGGCACAGCAGCGATGAGCGCAGAGCAGTGGGCCGCCCTGATGCGAGGCGACGAGTCCTACGCCGGCAGCCAAAGCTGGGAGCGCTTCGAGGCCTCGGTGAAAGACATCTTCGGCTTCGACTACATCATTCCCACGCACCAGGGGCGGGCAGCCGAGCGCATTCTCTTCAGCACAGTCTGCCGGTCCGGCCACATCGTGCCGAACAACACGCACTTCGACACGACGCGTGCGAACATCGAATTCGCCGATGCGAAGGCCGTGGACCTCGTGATCAAGGAAGGTCTCGATCCGGCCAGTCGCCATCCCTTCAAGGGCAACATGGACATCGCGAAGCTGGAGGCACTGATTGAAACCGAAGGCGTCGAGAACATCCCCATTTGCATGCTGACCGTGACGAATAACGCCGGCGGCGGGCAGCCGGTTTCGATGGAGAACATCAAGGCTGTTTCCGCCGTCTGTCGTAAGCACGGTATTCCGTTCTTCCTCGATGCGTGCCGAATCGCGGAGAACGCGTACTTCATCAAGATGCGCGAGCCGGGCTATGCCGATCGCACCGCAAAGTCGATTGCCCAGGAGATGTGCTCCTACGCCGATGGTTGCACGATGTCGGCGAAGAAGGACGGGCTTGCAAATATTGGCGGTTTCCTGGCGATGAACGATCCGAAGCTGGCGCGCCAGGAGCGGGATCTGTTGATCCTGACGGAAGGCTTCCCGACATACGGCGGCCTGGCCGGGCGCGACCTGGAAGCCATTGCCGTCGGACTGCAGGAAGCTCTCGACGAAGACTACCTCGAGTATCGCACTGCGTCGGTTCGCTACCTGGGCGAACACATCAGCAAGAACGGCGTGCCGATCGTGCAACCTCCCGGCGGGCACGCGATCTTCATCGATGCAAAGGCCATGTTGCCCCAGATTCCGCCGCTGCAATTCCCAGGGCAGTCGCTCGTCTGCGCGCTGTACCTGAAGGGCGGGATTCGCGCTGTTGAGATCGGCAGCGTGATGTTCGGCAAGAAGGACAAGGATGGCAATGACTTGCCGGCGCCGATGGAACTCGTGCGCCTCGCGATCCCGCGCCGCGTTTACACACAGAGCCACGTCGACTACCTGATTGAAGCCATTCTGGAAGTCTACGCCGAACGTGAGAACCTCCGCGGCCTGCGCATCGTTGATGAGGCGCCTTTCCTGCGACACTTCACGGCGGACTTCGAGATTGTGTAA
- the ispF gene encoding 2-C-methyl-D-erythritol 2,4-cyclodiphosphate synthase, translated as MSDSPPFAVGFGYDVHRFAEGRRLVLGGVEIRSDLGLLGHSDADVLLHAVCDALLGAAALGDIGHFFPNDDPKWKDADSRVLLREVRRQMTVHGWSVGNVDATLVAERPKIAPHIDAMRAIISEDLGIPPYRIGIKATTNEGMGFVGRGEGIAAMATALLFR; from the coding sequence ATGAGCGATTCGCCCCCATTTGCAGTTGGTTTCGGTTACGACGTTCATCGCTTCGCAGAGGGACGTCGCCTGGTTCTGGGCGGTGTCGAGATCCGCTCAGATCTTGGTCTTCTCGGCCACAGCGATGCGGACGTTCTCTTGCACGCGGTGTGCGATGCGTTGCTCGGCGCGGCTGCATTGGGCGATATCGGGCACTTCTTCCCAAACGACGATCCCAAGTGGAAAGACGCGGATAGCCGCGTCCTGCTGCGCGAAGTTCGTCGCCAGATGACCGTTCATGGCTGGTCGGTTGGAAATGTGGACGCGACTCTCGTTGCCGAGCGTCCAAAGATCGCGCCACATATCGACGCGATGCGCGCGATTATCTCGGAGGATCTTGGGATCCCGCCTTACCGCATCGGGATCAAGGCGACAACGAACGAAGGGATGGGGTTTGTCGGCAGGGGAGAGGGCATTGCCGCGATGGCGACGGCGTTACTCTTCCGTTGA
- a CDS encoding serine/threonine protein kinase, with translation METAVSQSPSSSFFEGRVSEAFESLASIATSGPYVGREELSLTDKLAAIALEAGFEAERVLGQGGMGAVVLATDVQLGRRVALKFIALGPHSEKHVEDLKREAERMSRLTHENIVQVYSWHRAGDIVFFAMEYINGQTLYDWVRREPIVSVPQALRIIAEAASGIAFAHDQGILHRDIKPQNILIGPTGRVKVADFGLASSIEEAWAGGGSVCGTLGYMAPEQARGEAFGPSSDIFSLTATLYFALARMTPFGRQRDMEAFFYANKNGLVQNLEDTRRDLSPGLLRLVSRGLHPNPLRRFADADQFRRELERVLMDESSSSGLMLRRRIREFFQRWALAIGLLIGFAIGGFVVWQSVNSGLMDVSQEPEIDQSQIERRLRLVDRYLQTSGGQLTMRAFERRNQLEAARARGDWQEVDRLMALIEAEILGPSTEE, from the coding sequence ATGGAAACTGCCGTCTCGCAATCCCCATCCAGTTCGTTCTTCGAAGGACGCGTCAGCGAGGCGTTCGAGTCTTTGGCGTCCATCGCAACCAGCGGTCCGTACGTTGGGCGCGAAGAGCTCTCGCTCACAGACAAACTGGCGGCCATCGCCCTTGAGGCTGGATTCGAAGCGGAGCGCGTCCTTGGCCAAGGCGGAATGGGCGCGGTGGTGCTGGCGACGGATGTGCAACTCGGCCGTCGCGTTGCACTGAAATTCATTGCCTTAGGCCCGCACTCCGAGAAGCATGTTGAGGATTTGAAGCGCGAAGCGGAGCGCATGAGCCGCCTCACTCACGAAAACATCGTCCAGGTGTATTCGTGGCATCGCGCGGGCGACATCGTCTTCTTCGCCATGGAATACATCAACGGCCAGACGCTGTACGACTGGGTGCGGCGAGAGCCGATCGTCTCTGTGCCGCAGGCGCTGCGCATCATTGCCGAAGCGGCCTCCGGGATCGCGTTCGCCCACGACCAGGGCATTCTGCACCGCGATATTAAGCCGCAGAACATTCTGATCGGACCGACTGGTCGCGTGAAAGTGGCGGACTTCGGTCTGGCATCGAGCATCGAGGAAGCCTGGGCGGGCGGCGGCTCGGTATGCGGAACATTGGGCTATATGGCGCCTGAACAGGCACGCGGGGAGGCGTTCGGACCATCGAGCGACATCTTCTCGCTCACCGCGACGCTGTACTTCGCCTTGGCGCGAATGACGCCGTTCGGGCGCCAGCGCGACATGGAGGCGTTCTTCTACGCAAACAAGAACGGCCTGGTTCAGAACCTGGAAGACACGCGACGCGACTTGTCGCCGGGATTGCTGCGACTGGTCAGCCGCGGCCTGCATCCGAATCCTCTGCGACGATTCGCCGATGCAGACCAGTTCCGTCGCGAGTTAGAACGCGTTCTGATGGATGAGTCATCGAGTTCCGGCCTGATGCTCCGTCGGCGCATTCGTGAGTTCTTCCAACGTTGGGCACTTGCGATCGGGTTGCTGATCGGATTCGCAATTGGCGGATTCGTCGTCTGGCAGTCGGTCAATTCGGGTCTGATGGATGTATCGCAGGAACCGGAAATCGATCAGTCGCAGATCGAGCGACGCCTTCGCCTGGTCGACCGCTACCTGCAAACATCCGGCGGGCAATTGACAATGAGGGCGTTCGAACGCCGCAATCAATTGGAGGCCGCACGGGCACGCGGAGACTGGCAGGAAGTCGATCGATTGATGGCGTTGATCGAGGCGGAGATTCTCGGCCCATCAACGGAAGAGTAA
- the serS gene encoding serine--tRNA ligase: protein MLDIRFVRENPDDARKGLQAKLTDPALVDQVLAFDEQRRSLIQETDELKRRKNEVSKQIPQVAKAGGDIEALKTESRGIGDKLKDLDDSLRTIEQEQHDILLRLPNMPGPDTPIGKSEDENVVRRTWGEPAKFDFDAQSHWDLGQALDILDLERGAKISGSGFYALKGAGARLQRTLVHWMLDTHTRKNGYTEIAAPHLVTRQTLTGTGQLPKLEEDMYRIESDDLFLIPTAEVPVTNLHSGEILDAEQLPIKYVGHTPCYRREAGSYGRENRGISRVHQFDKVEMVQFVLPENSSDALESLTRNAAELLEALGLTYRVLELCSADLSFAAQKCYDLEVWAPGMDRWLEVSSCSNFGDFQARRANIRFRREQGAKPEFPHTLNGSGLALPRLMIAVIENYQQADGSIKIPDVLVPMFGQDRIGG from the coding sequence ATGTTGGATATTCGATTCGTTCGCGAAAACCCCGATGATGCCCGCAAAGGCCTGCAGGCCAAACTGACCGATCCGGCCCTGGTTGACCAGGTGCTGGCGTTCGACGAGCAGCGTCGCAGCCTGATCCAGGAGACGGATGAGCTGAAGCGCCGCAAGAACGAGGTCTCGAAGCAGATTCCGCAGGTCGCCAAGGCCGGCGGCGACATCGAGGCGTTGAAGACTGAATCTCGCGGGATCGGCGACAAGCTGAAGGATCTGGACGACAGTCTGCGCACAATCGAGCAGGAGCAGCATGACATCCTGCTCCGCCTGCCGAACATGCCCGGGCCCGATACGCCGATCGGCAAGAGCGAGGACGAGAATGTCGTCCGCCGCACGTGGGGCGAACCGGCGAAGTTCGACTTCGACGCGCAGAGCCATTGGGACCTCGGCCAGGCGCTGGATATCCTGGATCTGGAGCGCGGCGCCAAGATTTCCGGCAGCGGATTTTACGCACTGAAAGGCGCCGGCGCGCGACTGCAGCGCACGCTGGTGCATTGGATGCTCGACACACACACACGCAAGAACGGCTACACCGAAATCGCGGCACCGCATCTCGTGACGCGCCAGACGCTGACCGGCACCGGCCAGTTGCCGAAGTTGGAAGAGGACATGTACCGAATCGAGTCGGACGACTTGTTCCTGATTCCAACGGCGGAAGTTCCGGTAACGAACTTGCACTCCGGCGAGATTCTGGACGCGGAGCAGTTGCCGATCAAGTACGTCGGCCACACTCCGTGCTATCGCCGCGAGGCGGGCAGCTATGGTCGAGAGAATCGCGGTATTTCCCGCGTTCACCAGTTCGACAAGGTCGAGATGGTTCAGTTCGTTCTTCCGGAGAATAGCAGCGACGCGCTGGAATCGCTGACGCGCAATGCGGCGGAGTTGCTCGAAGCGCTCGGCCTGACCTATCGCGTGCTGGAACTCTGCAGCGCGGACCTGTCTTTCGCAGCACAGAAGTGTTACGACCTCGAAGTGTGGGCGCCGGGCATGGATCGCTGGCTCGAAGTCAGCAGTTGCTCGAACTTCGGCGACTTCCAGGCGCGCCGCGCAAACATCCGGTTCCGCCGCGAGCAGGGCGCCAAGCCGGAGTTCCCGCACACGCTGAACGGTAGCGGTCTCGCATTGCCGCGCCTGATGATTGCTGTGATCGAGAACTACCAGCAGGCCGACGGCTCCATCAAGATTCCCGACGTGTTGGTGCCAATGTTCGGCCAGGATCGCATCGGGGGCTGA